Part of the Bifidobacterium sp. ESL0775 genome is shown below.
GCGGCTGGCGGTGGCGTCGACGCTGGGCTGGTTGAGTGTGCGCCATACGGCGTGCAGGGTGGTGTCGGCCTCGGGGGATCCCGCGGGCGCGCTGAGGGTGACGGTGCGGTTGGAGGGGTCGCCCATGCCGGTGTCGGGCGTGGTGGCGCCCGGGGTGGCGGACCATCCGAGGAACACGCTGTCGGTGGGCTCCATGCTGTCGGTGGGCCTGGCGAGGGTGAGGTCGCTGGGCCGTGACGCCTGGGTGGTGTCGACGAGGCTTGTGCCGGGGTCGGGCGCGGTGGCGCTCGTGCCGCCGGGCATGTCGGGCTGGTAGGTGGTCTTGAGCCAGGGGAGGGTGCCTTGCAGGTCCTGGCTGCCGCCGTCGGCGCCCTGGCTGGTCTGGCGGGCGGTGAAGTGGTGCTGCCCGTCGGCGCCGTACCGGCTGGTGTACTGGCTGGCGGGGAAGGTGACGCTCCAGTCCCAGCTGACTGTGGTGGGGGCGGCCGGCGGGGTGGCGGTGTAGTGGTAGCGGCTGTAGATTTTCACTGGCGTGCCCATCCGGCGGACGGTGGTGGTGCTCGCCCCGAAGGAGGCGTAGGCCCAGATGTCGTAGTAGCCGTCGCCGCCTTTGAAGCTGGCGTCGTTGGTGGTGTGGTCCTGGTCCCTGGGCCCGGGTTGGTAGCGCCCGTGCCAGGGGCTGTTGTCGTTGGCCATGGTCATGTAGCCGTTGTTGACGTTGGCCACGATCTCGCTGCAGTCGGCGGGCACGTCCCCGGTGGCGGGCGCGGGGGTGCCGGCGGGGCAGATGCGTACGTGGGCCGTGGTCATGAGGGGGGTGGGGAAGGTGGTGTCGCGGTCGATGTGGCCGGTGATGCTGATGCTGCCCACGTCGGTGGGGTCGACCTGGAACGTCTCGACGCGCGGGTTGCCGGCGGTGACGGGTGTGAACTGGCTGCCGGGCGCGGGCTCGGGCGCGGTCCTCGGGTTGGGGGCGCTGGTTTGGCAGGTGTCGGTCTCGCCGGCGCCGTCGGTCATGCAGGCGGTGACGGTGTCGCCGCCCACGCCCATCGCCTTGCCCGTGAGGGTCACGGTGTTCCCGTTGTGGTGGTAGGCGGCGGTGAGGTTGGTGGGTTTGGCGACGGTGCTCCAGGTGGCCGTCAGGGTGACCACGGTCTCGCCGGTGCCGCCCGGTGTGCCGGCCGTCTGGGGGATGGCCTGCGCGGGGGCGGGCTGCCAGGTGCGGCCGCCGGCCTGCCAGCCGGTGAACGCGGCCCCGCTGGGGCCGGTCAGGCCGGTCGGGTCGGCGATGTCGAGGTAGGCCTTGCTGCTGCTGGTGTTGTCGATGAGGGCCTTGGCGTCCGCGGGGGTGCTGCCGGTGCCGCCGCCCTTGGCGTAGCGCAGGGTGAGGTAGGGCAGGACGCTGTTCTTGGTCGTGGTGGCGGTGAGGGTCTCGGAGGGGTCGTCGGGGTTGGGCGCGGTGACGGTGGCGGTGACCGCGTAGGCGCTGCCGGGCGCCGGGCTGGTCAAATCGGAGACCGGGCGGAAGGAGCTGGTGTTGCAGGGGCTGCCGCTGGCACAGGAGAACAGGGTGGTGCCGGTGGTGGCGGAGGCCACGCTCATCGACCAGCCCGAGGGCGCGTTCCCGCCCGGGGAGGCGTACATCCTGTAGGTCGGCGCGGCGCCCGCGGGCGCCTGCACGGTGGGGTCGTTGAGTGTCGGGTTGGCCATGGTGTTCCACTTGGCGGTCAGGGCGAGCGTGTAGTGGGCGCCGCCGTCCAGGCTCGTGGCCTCCGAAGCGGGGAGGTTCTGCGCCCCGGGCTGGTAGGTGGTGGACGGGCCGGCCCACCCGCCGAGCCAGGAGGCGCCGTTCGGCGGGCGCATCGTCCCGCGGGCGGGCAGGGTCAGCCAGGCCGTCCGGAAGGAGGTGTCGAGCAGGGCGTCGGCGGTGGGGTCCGGCGCGGCCGATCCCGTGCCGGCGTCGAAGGAGGCCTTCATCGAGGCGAGGGTGCCGGTCGTGTCGCCGGTTTTGGCGATCCGCTGGCCGGTGGCGGGGTTGGTGGCCGTGGCGGTGACGGCCACGTCGTATTGGTAGCGGTTGGCGCCGGTCAGGCTCGTGAGCCGTTCGGCGGGCCAGCCGTTGGTTTGGCAGTATTGCGTGGCCCGGCTGATGGTGCAGGAGCCGGTGCCGGAGGGCTGGTGGGTGTCGATGGAGTAGGAGACGGTGAACCCGTCGGTGAACAGGGTCGAGAGCTCCGCCGCGGCTGTGCCGGTGTAGAGCAGGTCGACGGTGGGAGCGTCGCCGTTTCGGGCGTGCACGCTCACGCTGCTCAGCGTGCCGGCCTTGAGGGCGGTCCATTGGGCCGCCATCGTCTTCGCGTACTGCCCGTTGCCCATGTAGGATCCATCGCCTTGGGTGAACACGTCCGTTTCGCCCGGCGCGTAGTACTGGTTGTACCAGGAGGAGAGGTAGCTGCCGGCCGGCCCGATCAGCCCCTCCTGCCCGGGCAGGGTGATCCTCGCGAGTCGGGTGCGTTTGTCGATGAGGGCGCTCCTGCTGGCTGGCGGCGTGCCCGACCCCTGGGGGCCCGCGGTGAAGATGAGGGTCACGTAGGGCAGGTAGCCGTACGCGTCGGCGGTGGGCCCGGAGACGGTGCTGGCGGTGTACCTGTCGGTGGCCTTGACGACCGCCTGGATGTGGTAGCGGGTGCCGGGCGCCGGGTCGGCGAGGCTGGACAGGGGCATGGACACCGTGCAGGATGTCGGGTCGGCGCAGCGGCCGCTGCCGCCGGCGCCCGTGGTGGCCTCGAGCCAGCTGTCGCCCGTGTCCGCCGGCCGCGCCGGGACGCTGGCCGCGAACCCGGCCGTCCACGAGCTCCCGTTCAGGGACGCGTCCGCCTGCCCCACCGTCGGCGTCGCGATCGACGCCGGCTTCCATCTGGCCTTGAGGGTGTGGGTCGCGTGGGTGTGCTGGTTGAACGGCCACTGGAACGACGGGGCCGCGGGGGACTGGGCGCCGTCGAAGGCCCACCCGTCGAAGAGCATGCCGGCGGGGTTGGTCAGGATCGAGGCCGGCACCGTCACGTCGAACGTCCCGGACGCCGGGGGCGCCGGGTGGGTGTCGACCGTGTAGACGGGCACGCTGGTCGTGCCCCCGTTCGGGTCGATGACGATCTTGTCCAGGTTATGGACATACGGGTCGGCCATGTAGAAGCCCGACGGGTCCGACGAATCCAACTGGTCCTGGAAGTCCTCGGCCCCGGAGTACTGGCCCAGGCAGTCCGTGTCCGTGTCGTTTAAGTCGCTGGTCTTATACCACTTCGTCCCGGCCGCTATGTTGTTGGTCTTGTGAGGGGGCAGGATGGTCTTGGGGCCCAGGGCCAGCATACGCACCGTGGATGGTATTTCGTAGCCTTCCCCTATCCCATCGGCGATTAGCGTGCCGCACAACTCATTTTTATGGGCTTGGCAGAGGGTGTCGATGCCGCGCATATCCAAAGCGACCAGCGGGGGGTCTGACTCTGGAAGCTTTATCCTGCACACGTACCAGCATGTGAACAAGTCGATCAGCCCTTCTTCGTTCCAATTGCTGATGTTGATCCTGGTGAGCCGGGTGCACGCGTTGAACATCTGGTTAGTTACTAAGGGCCTCCAGGTTGAGAGGTCCAAGGAGGTCAGCCCGCTGCACCCCTCGAACATTCCCATCATATCGGCGGTGATCGAGGGGAAAAGTTTCAGCCCTTCGGTTGTCAGGCTGCTGCATCTCTCGAACATGTAGCTGGCATCCGTGAGTTGGCTGGTGTCCCAGTTGGACAGGTCGGCGGTCGCCAGGCTCGTGTCCCCCCAGAACATGCTGATAGCTGCCCTCTTTTTGAGGTGGACGGTGGCGCCGGTGGCGACGGAGCGCAGGGACGTCATGCCTTTGAAAATGTTTGGGTCGCGGTTGTCGCCGCCGTCTAGGGTGAGGTCGCCGTCGATGTGGATGGAGGTGACGGTGGTCTTCAGCGAGTCCCAAGGGATGTTTACGTCGTAATCGATGGTGTGGGTGCCGCCGGAGAGGTGGAGGGTGCAGGAGCTGTCGACGTACCAGGTGACGTTGCTGGTGTCCCATGCGGCGGGCGTGGTGGCCGGGCACGTGTCCTGCGGGCCCGCCTCCGGCTCGTCTTGCGCCTGTGGCGTGCCGGCTGGCGCGCCGTCGTGGTCGGCGGCCGTGCGCACCGCCCCCGCGGCCGTGTCTGCGTTGCCCGCGTTCTTGCGCCGCGCCCGCCTGTCCGCGGCAACGCCTGCGACCGCTGGTTGGCGGCCGGCGCCGCGCGCGTTGGCGGGTTTTTGCGGGGTCGTGCCTTGTGTCTGCGGCTGTCCGGTTTCGTCATCCGGATTTGCCAATGGGCCGGTCGTTGTCTTGTTCGGGGCGAGCGCTCCGGCGTCGGTTCTGGCGTGTACGGGGCTGTCGGCCATGGGCAGCGTGGCCGCCTGGACGCGTGGTGATGGTGTGGCCCAGGCGGCGGATGTGTCGTCGGGTTGCGCGGCGGGCGCGGCTTCTGCTTGTGCTTGCGGGTTGTCCTGGGCGTCTTGTTTGGATGGTGTGTCTGGCTTGGACGGGGTGTCGGAATGGGCGACAGCGGATTCGGTGGCGTGGGCGGCGTTGGACGCATTCGTGTCGCGCCGCGAAGGTGCGGCCTGGCTGGAAGTGGGTGTGTTACCGGGTTGGTTTAGCGGGTTTGGGTGACCAACCTGCGGGGGGGGGTCGAAATCGTCATTGTTATGCACAACGCGAGCGCCACGATACTGTGGATAACTTCCATGGGAAACCAACCTTTTTCAATTACAAACACGGTTCCACGATGTAATACATCGCGGAACGCAACCTGTGTCTTACGTTACCGGTTTCCCCGCCGGGTTTCAACCCAGCCGGCCGCGGGCGGTTCGCGCGCCGGCCGTTTGCTTCGGGCGCCCGCGCCGGCGGGGGCGGGAGCTTTTCGAAACGTTTGCCGCCGCGGATTGCCTTGCGTTCCAACGGGTGCGTCGGAAGGTCTTGATATCCTCCCGGAGCCTGCGGGCCGGTCGTTCAAGAGGCGGGTTCCCGGGCCTCTCCTCGGCGTGTCGCGCGTCCGGCCTCGGCTTCGGCCTCTCCGGCGGGCGGACACCGTCCCGCGTGGGCCCGATGCGCCGGTTGGCCCAGCATGCCCTAGAATTTTCTGAGGCTGGCTCGGTCTGAGGTGTCGGCTATCTTTTCTTTACCTGAGATCGTCAACCCCATTTTTTCCAGCTGCGAGGCCGCGATCTGAGGGTTGTCGCGAATCATGGCCCGCAGCTGCAGCTCCCGGTAGGACGCCCTTCCTTCGTCGATGGCGGACTGCCAGCCTGGTTGGGTGGCGATGCCGAACTCATAGACCAGCATTTGCAGCACGTCTTCGAGGCAAGGGCGGAACTTGCTGCCGCCGACGGGGAAATGCAGGGAAGAGAAGGTGGGGAAGAAACCTTCTTTCAGGAACTTTCGTCTTCGCTCCCTGCCTCTGTTTTTGATGCCGCAGGCGAGCATGACCCTCACCGCGTCATCGTTGCTGGCATGCACGTTGATGTGCGCGGAGGGAATGTCTCCAGACGGATCGCGTAGGTAATCGTAATGGAAAATCGGGGTATGGCTCCTAAAGGTGCTGATGGTGATACTTGAATCATCCACCTGCAAAGGGGCGTCTAAAGCCGGGCAGGAGCAACGGTAGTTATATTGCAATATAAGGATGGCGCTGTGTTCCTGTTGGTCGTTTTCTGCGTAAAGCTCGATGCCGTTTTCGTCGATGTTGGTGATGACGCAACGTGAACTGCCGCGAACGCTTTCGAGCTTTGTGTATGCGGTGCCGCCGGGCTCTGAGGGATTCTGCTCGATGACGTGATGGAGCACATGTTCGATGCGTTTCGCGAATTCGGATGTTTCTTTGAGGCTTTTCCGCCTTAGTTTTTCATCGGTGTCGTCTTTGTCAGCCATTGGTGATTTGGCCTGCAAGGTAATCAAGGTTGTTGAGGTCTTTCAAGGCGTTGCGCTCGTCAAAAGACAGGCCGGTGAAGTTCCGCTGCCTGATGAGCTTGTCGCGGCTGCCGTATTTGGCGATGATCTTTTCACGGCGGCGGGCGACGTCGGCCTGGCTGAGCGTGACGATTTCGAGCTCTGGCTTCCGCGGAGCCTTTGCGATGGTGACCATGCGTCCTCCTTGGGCCGTTCAGTTGCCGGGTTGGCGTTTGGCAACTGAGCAAAACGTTGACTTACCGATAAGGTTAGCATACGTTCGCCGGCAGGTATGGTTGGTGATTTGGCCTGTCGTTGAATCGTCCGCGCGTGGCCGGTTCGACGGGCGATGATCCGCGAAGCGATTGGTAAACAGACTTTTTGCGATCGGTCAACGTGTGTACGCGACCGAAAAGACTGTGTACGGGCGGTTGGTGGGGTGGGTGCCGGCACGGGGTTGGTTTGGGTTTGGTTTCCGTGCCGGCACCCGGTTGGTTCCCGCCTGGCCCATGGGTGGGGGCTGGGCGGGAAGTGTTTAGTGGCGTGGCGCCGGGCTGTGCCGGTGGTTTGCGCCGGTGGCGGCCGATGTGGCTGCTAGCCCCGCGGGCGGCTATGGCTTGCCTGCGGGGCTCGTTCGCGCCGGTGGCGCCGCGTGTGGGGTCACGCCTCGCTTGGAGGCGCTTTGGCCTTGTGGCGCCGCCGTGGGTATGGCCGAGTCTCGTTTTGAGAGGGGTGGCCTTGGCCGTGCGGAGCCGTGGGTGCGTCACGTCTCATCGGGTGCATCCCTGTCCTTGTGGTTGTTCGCGTCTCTTGTCGCGGAGCCGGGTGGCTGCGGCGAGCAGGAGGAGGGTGGCGCCGAGGAGGAGGGCGAGGAGGGTGGCGAGGCGCCGGGCCGGCCCTCCGGTCAGCGGCAGGGCGCGCAGGATGGTGGCGCCGGCGGGGATGGTGACGTCCCGGGTGGTGGTGGCTTTGGCGTAGCGGTGGGCGGCGCCCCGCCAGGCGCCGTCGTCGCCGACCGCGCTGGCGGACACCCGGTAGCGGCCGCCTTGGGGTATGCCGGTGCCGGGCAGGGTGAGCGTCCAGCCGTGGCGTGTGCTGCCGTCGTAGGCGCCCGCCGTGTCCAGGGTGGGCGCCTGCGGGGTGCCGACGCTGGTGCCGGTCTGGCCGTCCAATCCTGTGGCGGTGGCCTCGACGGTCTCGTCGCTGGTCCATGGGGTGGCGTTTCCGGTGAGCGTGACGTCCTTGCTGACTGGGTCGCGGCTGGTGGTGGCGTCGACAGCGGGCTGGTTGAGTGTGCGCCATACGGCGTGCAGGGTCGTGTCGGCCTCGGGGGATCCGGCCGGCGCGCTCAGGGTGACGGTTCTGTTGGAGGGGTCGCCCATGCCGGTGTCGGGCGTGGTGGCGCCCGCGGTGGCGGACCATCCGAGGAACACCGCGTCCGGGGGCTCCATGCTGTCGGTGGGCCTGGCGAGGGTCAGGTCGCTGGGCCGTGATGTGTCGGATGTGTCGACGAGGCTTGCGCCGGGGTCGGGCGCGGTGGCGCTCGTCCCGCCGGGCATGTCGGGCTGGTAGGTGGTCTTGAGCCAAGGGAGGACGCCCTGGAGGTCCTGGCTGCCGCCGTCGGCGCCCTGGCTGGTCTGGCGGGCGGTGAAGTGGTGCTGTCCGCCGGCGCCGTACCGGTCAATGTAGTCGGCGGCGGGGAAGCTCACGCTCCAGTCCCAGCTGGCCGTGGTGGGCGCGGCCGGTGGCGTGGCGGTGTAGTGGTAGCGGCTGTAGACCTTGACGGGCGTGCCCATTTGGCTGATGTTGGTGCGGTTCGGCCCGGCGGCGGCGTAGGCCCAGATGTCGTAGTAGCCGTCGCCGTTCTTGAAGCTGGCGTCGTTGGTGGTGTGGTCCTGGTCCATGGGCCTGGGCATGAAGCGGCCGTGCCAGGGGGCGTTGTCGTTGGCGCCGGTCGTGGCGCCGCTGCGGATGTAGGT
Proteins encoded:
- a CDS encoding BspA family leucine-rich repeat surface protein, translated to MHNNDDFDPPPQVGHPNPLNQPGNTPTSSQAAPSRRDTNASNAAHATESAVAHSDTPSKPDTPSKQDAQDNPQAQAEAAPAAQPDDTSAAWATPSPRVQAATLPMADSPVHARTDAGALAPNKTTTGPLANPDDETGQPQTQGTTPQKPANARGAGRQPAVAGVAADRRARRKNAGNADTAAGAVRTAADHDGAPAGTPQAQDEPEAGPQDTCPATTPAAWDTSNVTWYVDSSCTLHLSGGTHTIDYDVNIPWDSLKTTVTSIHIDGDLTLDGGDNRDPNIFKGMTSLRSVATGATVHLKKRAAISMFWGDTSLATADLSNWDTSQLTDASYMFERCSSLTTEGLKLFPSITADMMGMFEGCSGLTSLDLSTWRPLVTNQMFNACTRLTRINISNWNEEGLIDLFTCWYVCRIKLPESDPPLVALDMRGIDTLCQAHKNELCGTLIADGIGEGYEIPSTVRMLALGPKTILPPHKTNNIAAGTKWYKTSDLNDTDTDCLGQYSGAEDFQDQLDSSDPSGFYMADPYVHNLDKIVIDPNGGTTSVPVYTVDTHPAPPASGTFDVTVPASILTNPAGMLFDGWAFDGAQSPAAPSFQWPFNQHTHATHTLKARWKPASIATPTVGQADASLNGSSWTAGFAASVPARPADTGDSWLEATTGAGGSGRCADPTSCTVSMPLSSLADPAPGTRYHIQAVVKATDRYTASTVSGPTADAYGYLPYVTLIFTAGPQGSGTPPASRSALIDKRTRLARITLPGQEGLIGPAGSYLSSWYNQYYAPGETDVFTQGDGSYMGNGQYAKTMAAQWTALKAGTLSSVSVHARNGDAPTVDLLYTGTAAAELSTLFTDGFTVSYSIDTHQPSGTGSCTISRATQYCQTNGWPAERLTSLTGANRYQYDVAVTATATNPATGQRIAKTGDTTGTLASMKASFDAGTGSAAPDPTADALLDTSFRTAWLTLPARGTMRPPNGASWLGGWAGPSTTYQPGAQNLPASEATSLDGGAHYTLALTAKWNTMANPTLNDPTVQAPAGAAPTYRMYASPGGNAPSGWSMSVASATTGTTLFSCASGSPCNTSSFRPVSDLTSPAPGSAYAVTATVTAPNPDDPSETLTATTTKNSVLPYLTLRYAKGGGTGSTPADAKALIDNTSSSKAYLDIADPTGLTGPSGAAFTGWQAGGRTWQPAPAQAIPQTAGTPGGTGETVVTLTATWSTVAKPTNLTAAYHHNGNTVTLTGKAMGVGGDTVTACMTDGAGETDTCQTSAPNPRTAPEPAPGSQFTPVTAGNPRVETFQVDPTDVGSISITGHIDRDTTFPTPLMTTAHVRICPAGTPAPATGDVPADCSEIVANVNNGYMTMANDNSPWHGRYQPGPRDQDHTTNDASFKGGDGYYDIWAYASFGASTTTVRRMGTPVKIYSRYHYTATPPAAPTTVSWDWSVTFPASQYTSRYGADGQHHFTARQTSQGADGGSQDLQGTLPWLKTTYQPDMPGGTSATAPDPGTSLVDTTQASRPSDLTLARPTDSMEPTDSVFLGWSATPGATTPDTGMGDPSNRTVTLSAPAGSPEADTTLHAVWRTLNQPSVDATASRDHATKDVTITGAATPWTNDETIEATATGLDGQTGSAVGTTQTPTLDTAGAYDGATRHAWTLTLPGAGIPQGGRYRITASAVGDDGAWHGASHRYAKATSTRDVTIPAGGIILHALPLTGGPARRLAALLALLLGATLLTLAATTKLRDKRREQSQGSSR